The DNA region CTTTGATGATTGTGTAGCAATGGTCTGTGCGTGCCTCTGTGGGACATGTTGATGGTATTTTGGTAACACATTCTTGACGTTGCTGCGGCGCACATCACTCAAACCCCAACAAGATCTGCCATTCATCTTTTATACATAACTGCATGCACTCAGCACTAATACAAGTATGAGAGTATCCTTCTTTATTTATGGAACCCCAAACTGTGTACATTACTCCAGATATGGTTTCACCAGAGTTCTGTACATTGTAACAAGCCTGTCATTTTCTTGTTCTCCATTCCCCATGGGAATATGGTGAATTTGCCTTCTCAATTGTTTGCAGTACCTGCACTCTAAAGTTTCTTGTTAAAGCTACCTAACCTTGCCTGAATTTCAACATTCAGAAGTTTTAGacttttaaataatattctacTGTTCCATCCCGATGACCAAAGGGAGTTTCTCTAGAGTGCACTGTTTTTGTTTATTTATAAGGATTCTTTTGCTGCATCCCTTTTAAAACAAACACAACTGATaatagaaacaaaagcagaagctgctggaaaagctcagcaggtctggcagcatgtgtctGGTAATCATTCCTCGGAACTGGAGAATAGATTTCCATCCTAACCACAAACTTAAATGTAATTAACAGATGCAGTTCATTTTTAGCACTGTCTATTTTTATGATCCGTTAACTCACTCATATGCATTGGCTTATTTTGGTAACTGCATTTGACTTTAGCAGAATTAAAAATGTTGGCAGTGTTAATGTAACAGCATAAGTCAGAGATTATCTTCAAAATAAAACATTAATATTACCGGCACTTTTTGTTTCTATCCACATCACATTAATGCATCATTAACATTTACAGtacaacaacagtcaagaaaatTATTACAATCATCTAACTTTTAAATTAAGAAAGCATGAAGCAAAACAATATTGCTAACTCACCTGACATGAATCTTTTCTAGCTTTTACATCACCAGCACATAACATGTCCTTAGTTATAAAGGGATCATAGTTATAGTATTTTTGACATTGCTTCCTAGCAATGACAGTTAAAGTTACTTCCCTCAGGGTATCAGATGGATTCTGGATTTCAGGATTAGTTGTTCCCCATCCTGCAACACTGCACTTGGTTCCAGCTTTGACATCTTTTGGTGATTTTGGCAGCTTCAGGATTGACACATGCTTGCTCATAATAGCTTCATTGGCCAACTATCGCAAATTAATAGAGCAAATAGATGGATTATTCAAACTGTTAACTTATTAGAAATAAGAACTAAATACCAAGAGTATTGATGTCACTTATCATTGTTACATTATCAAACAATTTGCACTGTTCCAGATTTGGCACTATGCTTTTGCCAGCATCAGTTGGAAGTAAATTTGTTTTGATATTCTAGGTGCTAATGATTCATTTAACAGACTTGTTACATTTAGCCAAAAGGCAATAGCAAACATTGATTCTTCCTATTGATTATGTTTTTACCATAATGTTTTATACTGTGTTTAATTCATTTCAGTACTTGTTTATATTATCAAACAGTGATTGACTGGAATGCTTTTGAAAGTAGATATTACTTGATTAGCAATTACTGCTCAAAATACCAGTTGCTGAAGGCAGAGCAAATATTTTCTTTGACAAACTGCAAAATAGTTTCCAGAACAATGTAAGATTTTTAGAAAAAAAGGATTTTGGTAAGAACAATTCCATCTTTAGTTTGTGAAAATGATAGTACCAGGTCCATTTTATTCCTGCAGCCACTTACTTATCCAATACCTCTTCTGATTATTTGTTATCTATTTCATTGTACTCAGGGGAGCTTTTCAACCAACGTGTTTCCCTTAAACATATGAGCCAGTCCCCATCAGAAAATATCTCCCATATTTGTCGAAGCTAACGAGAAAAGTGTCTCTTTTGAGGCTCAAGAATGTAAGAATTAGGAACAAGAGCAGGCCACTCTACCAACCAATTCCAATTCCTTGTCCAATTTCCACCTTCTTTGATTCCCTTAGAATCCAAGAATCTACAGGTATATTGAGACTAAGAGCTCAACTGAAATGTGGCAAAGCAAGCCATAATATCTTACCTATTGTGACGTGGCAATGGACAGACTCAACACAGTTTAACAGAAGTTGGCATATCTGATTAGATAGGCCAACTTCTCAAATCAAAGTTGCTGTGAAATTCGGAGGAAAACTGTCCCAGCAGTTAGGAGACCACTACCAGAGATGTAGAGGGATAGGTCACATCTCAAGGCAAATACAGTGGGGGAAAATCCTGGCTGGTGATCCTGGTCTAGGAAAGGCCTGATGTTTATTTATGAGCCACAGAGGTGATTAATGATGCTTCTTTTGGTCCACAAGAAACCTGTAAAATATTAGACCTTTTAAATTGCTGGTCCTCTTGTGGAGTTGGAGGCTGTTCCTGGCAGGAATGACCTCATGACAAAGCTACCAACTCCCATCTGAGTATTGTGAGATAGATATAATCCGAGAATGATGAGCAGCTGCCGGTATtgaaccctctctcatacacgtgctcgctcagacacacacacatacaccccccacactgacacccacacgcacaccctctcacaggcttatattctgtcacacacactagactacacacacacacacacacacacagacacgcacacacaagctcACATACTccctccacacgcacacacactctctcccttcttcacacacacacacacacacacacacacacacacacacactagaccatgcacgcacacacacatagagacacgcacacacatgctcacacactcccccccttccccccaacgcgcgcacacacactctctcttcttcacacacacacacacacacacacacacaagtctatggggtgaatttgcatttattttgttcaaaaagcacacaatatgCAGGCAGTCAAGcaaggcagtcaatccatgtggctttttataaattcctactttgtaaatagaaccagtctgatacAAGATTGGaaaacagacagactctaacctaacaccttcAATGAATTATCTGagttgagatgtcactttttttaaataaaaccttaaattatttCAGGAATGTGATATCTTGTGTTATAAATTctctgtcttatgatcctgcctgactagttacctgacaaaggagcagcactttgaaagtttGTGCTTCTAAGTgagcctgttggactgtaacctggtgttgtgtgatttttaactgaggaAGTAACGGGTAAGTAAGATGATTGGCAGAACAAAAATGGACCTGCCATTATCACATTCACAAACTACGGCTGGAACTGATCAGAACAAAATCCTTCTGTTTTCTAAATATCTTACGTTGTTCAGTAAAATATTTTGCAATTTGTCAAAAAAAAACTTGTTCTGAAGTTAAAATGATAAGCAATTTGCATACTAGGCGGAGGTGATAGCCAGTGGCATTATCACTTGACTGTTAATCCATAGATTCTGGAAATGTTCTGGGACTCAGGTTCAAACCTTACTGTGGCAGTTGGTTgattttgaatttaataaaaatttgAATTGAAAgtttaatgatgactatgaatccattgtcaattgtcaggaaaaaccatTCTGGTTAACTATCTAAACCCATCTTCCATTTAGGGAaagaatctgctatccttacccagtctggcctacgcgtgattccaaacccacagcaatgtggttgactcttaactggcctctgggtaattagagatggacaataaatgttggcctagccagccaTGCTCTCACCTtgtgaattaattttttaaaattcttaaaATGATCACCACCAATTTGAGACGCTATCCTTATCATTTAGAAGCTGCTGTTGGTCAGATCAGGTTGGGGAAGTAGTGTACAAGTGTTGCTTTTCAGTTTAACTGCCATCGCACATAGTTTCTGTCAGGTTGGGGGCATTAAAATTTCTGAATTGACTTATGTGACAGTGACAGGAAGTGGGATTTCAGTGTTCTAGTGTAGCCAGTAAACCTTATACAATCTAATCAAGTCAAATGTACCTGAATCAGCATGATgtcattttcttttctgttccAATTAAATTGTGGATaagggaaacatttcttcactttcAGTACTTGTTGTTTCTCTTCTTGCCTCTTGGAAAGTGAATGAGCTCCCAGTATCACTTGAATGTCCCCATTCTTCCACTCCCTGAAGTGATTGTAAGAGAAATAATTTCAATCGCAGAAAGGATCTGAAACACAATGAGCCTTGAGATTTGTCTTCAATGAAAGGTTGATGGCGAATGAGATTGCAAGAATGTGATGTTGTTAGTGCCAAGGAGAATGCAGCAATGAATTGAACAACAATTTCCAACATGTCTTGAGCAGTTAACAAGCCTCTAAAAAAATACAGATGTTGAAAACCTTTGGTCATGGACTACTGACTTTAAAAAAGAACTAGttggggggatccaagatggcagcgattTAGGAAGGTCGTGTTGCAGAGCTCTGCAATGCAGCACAAGCGGAATGACATTTTAACACACCCATGCCAGACCACAGCGATATCCTGGGACTTTGGAAAGGTCATGGAGTCCCAGGAAACTGTGGAAAATCAACTTACCTTGGGTTTTGCCGTCCAGAGATGCCgaagaagggaggaggagcatccgagGCTGGGCCCGCGGCCCAGCCTGCAGAATCCTCAGACTCGATTTCTTACCAGATTCTGGTGAAGGAGCTCATGAAATCTCGCGAGATGTCAGGTAAGTAGATAGAGGAGAAGCTGGCCCTGATCTctgtcatgctgcagaagcatgaacagcagttgggagatctggagaaaaggACAGATGAGGTAGAACACAGAGTCACATTGATCACAGTTGATACCAGTTCCTCCAAGCATAGGATCCAAGTCCTGGAGATGCAGGTCCATAAGTTGTTTGACCAAGTTGATGAACTCGAGAagaggggcaggagaaaaaatatTTGTATCGTCGGTCTGctggagggtaaggaaggtgaacAGAATTTATTGAGGACTAGTTGCCAAAGTTCTGTAACTTGGAGGCTGGAATGAGAGGCTTGAAGATCAagagggctcaccgggtcacAACGCGGAGGCCAGGTCTGGGTCAACATCCTCATTCTATCTTAGTGCAGTTTTGTCATTACAGAAATCAGGAAAGAAttgtggaagcttccagaatccgGCGGGGGCGCGGGGGAGGGATCCGAAGGCCCTAGATTATGAGGGCTCTAAGATCATattcttccaggacttctcaacagcggtgatccagaaaagaaaatcctaTGACGGTATCAAGAGACGACTGAGGGAGCTTAggatccagtactctctgaggtatccagCAGTGCTTTGgttcaccttagatggatctgtacatctctttgacatgtCGGAGAAGGCAAAAggctttgtggacaaattaactttATCTGAACAATTCAGTAAGTACAAATAGTAGTGTTGTTTGCGTGTGTCTttgttttttctttaaaaaacagAGGAAGTCTGGTCAGGGCTTTCTTTTCCTACCTTTTTATTGGTAACAGTCTTGTCTGAAATATGTTTGGTGATGGTTGGATGTatactttcaatttctaagttatgTTATACCAAAGGATAGGTGGGGTACTTACCCCTTTTTCTCGATATTTCTTTATTCATATTACTATTCCATGGtgtattttctttattttctgcttGTGCTTGTAGTGCGGCTTGAGCTGGGAGGagggaaaatggttgggatggctagGTGCCTATTTACAGGCATTTAATGCCCTGTTCAGGTATTTAAATGCCTGGGCTGCAGTATTGGCAGCAGTATGGGAAAATGGGTtttgggatgggtagttgccccctttgggcagggggtgagttcccctattcaGCATTGTTGGTGCTTTATATGTGGGTTTGGTTTTTGGGTTTTGTTGTTTATAATCTTTGATagctttgtaggtttgttaactgTAGAGGTTTTAGTTTATTAGTTTTTATGCTCTATGCATCTTGTGACACTAAGACTTGGTGATTTGTGGttcgagttcctcctctctggaatttaaatgttactgcaaaaggttatggctaatgacttgattaaatggtgtacctggaacatcaagggaaTCACTCACCAATTCAGAGTAAAaaggtacttttgagtcttagaaaggaaacggtggatattgctttgttataggagacacacttggatgatacggagcatttgaaactacagcagcATGGCTTTGATCAGGTTTACTTTTAatcttttaataccagaagtaggggattGGCTATATTGAttaggaggaatctcccatttaagttacctGAGTGTGTTATAGACATacacgggaggtttgtaattctcaaagccctgataaatggggaagaatgtgATGTTTGTTCTCTGACCCATAGCCTCAAATTTCTGGTGGATGCATTCTCTAAATTGATCTGTCTCAAGTCCCAAcatatcattatagggggagattttaattgtctaATGGAACTCACAGTAGACAGGTTGGCCAAAGGCCACCCGATatcctctgtacaaactaaacaattagtgggtctgtgtgtggagtttgggtTGGTGGATTACTGGAggcgtctccaccctacaggcagggacTTTACATTTTTTTCCAATCCATACAGATGTCACACCAAGATTGACCTTTTTCTGACCCCCGTGGCAACCCTGGACTTAGTGGTATCTTatacgattggtaatattaccatctacGATCACGCTCCAGTGTACCtgctggttaagattaaggacatTACAGTGGGTTCGAGGCACTGGCGAATGGATCCTTTATTCTTAAGAATAATAAGTTTGTAAAGCATTTCTGTAGGGAATTTAGGGTGTTCCTGGACATTAATTCAGGTTTGGTTAGTAGCCCGTCCgtcctttgggaaactgccaaagcctatgccagaGGATTCgttatttcctactctgccagtaggaagTGGCAGAAGGGCGAGCAGCAAAGTCTCCTCAAAGCAAGGTTAAAGACAGCTGAGAAGGCTAACTTTGATAGGCCCTCGTTGGTCAAGCTACAGAGGATTAtggtgctgtggtctgcattgaATTACGTGCTCACGTAGACAGCAAAGTAGGAGATTACTTTCCCAAAACAAAGGTTATACTAGCATGGTGACAAGCTGGGCAAGAACTTAgcatatcttgccaggaaaaggaGTGTCCCTCAAGCCATCATgttgattagggaagggtctgggaaccgaatgtgtgactccaaaaagattaatgtggcattccagagattttactctgaattgtaccAATCTTAGGGTTGTGAGGAGGGGTGGACCAATTTGGAGTGCTTTTTCAAGGATCTGGAGTTCTCAGGCATGACCCCTGAACAACAGTCTTTTCTCAATGTCCCTTTATCAGAGCAAGAGGTACAagaggctgtgaagcagcttcagagtggaaaggcaccccgtcctgatggacttcccagcgaATTCTGTAAGGAATTTATATTGTCAGGCCCAATGCTCAACATCTTCAATGACTCATAAAGCCATGATTGTCTCCCGCCAACTCTGAAAGAGGCCAATATTtcgcttattcttaaaaaagataaggtcccagaggactgtgcTTCGTAAAGTCCCAattcactcttaaatgtggactttaaaatcctctctaagactcttgtgttaaggctggagactgtgttaacTTCTATTGTTATGTGCATCTAAAGAAGACCCGATGGACTTCATAAAGGGTCACAGATCCTCCAAAAATGTTAGTAGGCTGCTTAATATAATTCAGGCATGTCAGCAACAATCAAtgtagggattggtgatttctctaaaTGCAGGGAAGGCATTTGACTGAGTTGATTGGCCATACATTTTTTATACTGTAGAGTGGTTTGGCTGGGGTGAAGCCTTTATaaaatgggtaaaggttctctacagtgaccCTCTCGCTGCGGTCATCACCACTGGgctacgatcaagcaattttaacagTTTTAGGGGCAGTTGACAAGGTCCCTTCACCATCGCTTTTTACATTGGGGATTGAACCATTGACAGAGGCCATTCGTAGGGATCCCAACATATCGGCTCCAGAAATGGgatcaaaattacataagattttgTTGTACGTGGACAATGTCCTcatttttttgtcaaatccagcagtttcggtgcctcgcctgatacaatgcatcagtGCGTTTGGCACCTTTTCAGGGTACAAGATAAATGTTGCAAAATCAGAGGTTATGCCCATGGGTGGTCTTATGAAGGTGCTAGGACTTGAGGGCAAATATCGATTCCCATTTAAGTGGTCACTGGGAGGTTTTgagtatttgggcatattcattactctaGTTCTGGATCGGTTGTTcaaagctaattttgttcaattatttaacaaaatcaaacaagaccttcaaaaatGGGAGGTGCTTCCGAACTCATGGTTGAGTCGGATTgcacttattaagatgaatattctcccccaTTTGTTGTAtcctatacggatgctccccctggTTTTTAATAAGCAAATGTTAAGGAGACTGAACAGTTATTTGGCATCACAAGTGGTCCCTTATTAAATTAGCTAAggtgcagttgcctcacagattggggggaatggatctcccagacattaaaaTTATCAATTAAGCTTGCTATTATCTTATATGAGTaattgggcttgtggggaccttctttcaatatggttagatattgaagtcTTCCAGGCAAGGTACCCTCTTACCagcttgctgtttttggacaaaatgaggacagttagggaatattgccataacccaatagctgtcaatactgttaaagcatggagggcaattcggcagagggaaggcaatattgggaAGACATCTTCTCTTATACGTGTAGTGGGTACGCCAGACTTTCAACTggggatgatagattcaggattcaagcattgggcagctaggggtgtgtcttgtaTGGGCGACCTActtgagggagacacaatgatgtacTTTGATCAGTTAGCACGGAAATACAAGCTATCTAACagggacctctttcgtttttttcaaattggggattttattttaaaaaatctacacttttgactgatccctacaaatccaaTATACAGAGGAGggtgctcagtgctaagagtGCATTTTCTGTCAGCcactttatatcatcaattgCGGGGGGGGGAGCAGTGAACCCCCTCAGATGAGTTTGATCGACTGCAGTATGTGATAGAGAGAGCTGGGTATTGAGGTCTCCTCAGAGGCTTGGGGAGATGTTTGGGAAAACGCAAGAAAGAtgtcaatttgcaataggacccatgctttacagtttaAGATTCTCCACAGGGCCCATTTGGCTCTGgatcgtttgtcaaaatttaaagcaggagtatcttcaacatgtcccaagtgcaaggtttGTGCGGGCACTCTCATCCATTGTTTCAGTTCCTACCTCAGTGGTAGGCTGTGGCGGGTGCAATGGAGgggattttgggtgtaagggtggaaAAGGAACTGATCTCTCTTCTTCTTAGCCTGCCCAGTGCATTCCCTGTAGATGCACATAAGAAATCATTTTTCAACATCCTTATTTGCAGCGCAAGTTAGGTTGGGTATCTGAAAATCCCCTGGACCTAACAGGTTggtggaagattgttatggagcttatccccttggattttctcacaactgtggtacaccacaaaactgagaatttctataagaCATGGTGACCCTTTTTGGAATgtctggacacagatttatctgccacactaataagggcttttatatagccataacGATTGTGTTTTACAAGTCCCGTATCCAGACAGGGGAGCTACGAATGTacaagtgttttgtttggctgagcCAAGTTAGTAGTATTTATTACTTTgttgttggttattatttatttagttaagtagTTAGTTAGAGGTTTTTTTATATATGTTTttctatatatatttatacattttCTGAACGAGAATCCAATTTTCTACAGGATAGGCTTTgcccactctcttccccacagggCAAAACTGTTGTTAAGTGCCATTTTAGTTGGCATAATTGCTTCTGTGCTGGAGTCAAAAAGAAGGGGActcagaactgattgtagggCAGACAGAAAGAGGGCAGGAAACTGTGGGATCCTGACATGACATCTATTTCAGGGGTTTTAACTCCTCACAAGTAACCGGAAAACCCGTACCCACATTCTCCAACCCTTCAATGTCctggctaaatcagagtggcatgATTTAAGGAATTATACAATTAGAGCTTTCTATTCCAGGATTATTGTTGTTATTATTATTAATATTAATAATAATATGAGCATTAGTAGGGCCCTATAATAAGTATCACCATGCAGCACTGCAGCATATTGACTCAAGAAACATTCAAATGTCACCTCGCCAGCTATTGAGTGTGAATATCAGAGATTCACAAATTATTTTATTGATGTCATATATCATTAGATGAAATTCTGTGGATGAAATCAATAAGTCCAAATCCAATGATTCTTTCTAATCTATAGCACACTCCAGGAGAGATCAACACACTGAGGATTTGGGTAgtgcagtagctcagtggttagcactgctgcctcacagcaccagggacctgggttcaattctaccttgaggtgactgtgtgaagtttgcacattctccccatgtctgtttgggtttcagctctggtttctttccacagtccaaaggtagaCAGGTTGGCCTGCTAAAATACCCTTGGTGCCCAgcgatatgtaggttaggtatgttagccatgggaaatgcaaggttacagtgatTGGGTGAGGTGTTCTTTGAAGGGaaagtgtggacttgatggactgaatagcctgtttccacactggagggattctatgatctgcaGATTAGACAtgttctcattgaatggcagagaagatCTGATAGGCTGAATCACCTTTTCTGCTCCTACTTCTTACAGTCTTTTAACAATTACAACATATAGTTGGGGCATAAATTGGCCCCGAAAGCACATTGGAATAATTGGGGCAATTGGATGGGGAATTGAATGTGGTGGAAGAGAAGACTTTCTCCTTGAGTTGGAAAAGCATTCCTCTTCCTTCGAGATCCGCAGAAAGACATTTTATTAAAAGATCCATTTCCAAACTTATCTTTTTCACTGATATGCCCAAGTATCTGGTATCGgaagtagaatcatagaatcgctacagtgaagaacaatgccatttggcccacccaGTCTGCATCAACTCTACgagcagcatagaacatagaacttagaacattacagcgcagtacaggcccttcggccttccatGTTGCAcagacctgtggaaccaatctgcagcccatctaacctacactattccattcttctccatatgcctatccaatgaccatttaaatgcccttaaagttggcgagtctactaccgttgcaggcatgTATTCCACAGCCCTATTACTCTCTAAGTAaaggaactacctctgacatctgtcctgacatcccactcagactccACATAATATCCCTAGGACCCAAATTtaacattgccaattcacctaacccgcacatctttggactctaggaagagaccagagcacccagaggaaaagcacacagacagtcactcaaggctggaatcaaacctgatccctggtgctgtgaggcaacagtgctaaccactgagcactgGGTTGTGTCAGGAATcaattttgaaaaaaatgtaTTGCTCAGGTAGTGTTAGCTCTATAATTGAGATATTTAAGAGATCTGGCAACTGTTGAAGGGGTCTGCCAAGGACATATACAGATATTACCTAATCATATCtaaaccaaatggactgcagtttGAGAAGGCAGCTTTCAACAactctcaagggcaacaagggacaggcagtaaatgctTACCCAGCCAATTAATTAAAAAAATTGATTCTTGCAATCTGAACAATTTGAGGTTAGGTGTAGTGTAGTCATAAATAAGAtttcaaggttgcaagagtgTACCAGCAGGCAGGGgattggtttgaaatgtgtcaaCTGTAACATCAGAAGCATTCAGAATATGGTGGGTGaaattgcagcatgggttggtacgtgggacttcaatgttgcgACCATTTCAGACACATAGGTAGAGAAGAggcaggaatagttgttgcaggttctggggtttagatCTTTCCGTCAGACCAGGgaagtggtaaaagagggggaggtgtggcattgttagtcaagaacagtattacagtggcagaaaggacggTTGATGAGGGCTCATCTACTGATGTAGTATGGGCTGAGTTTAAAAacaagaaaggagaggtcactctaAAACGAGTTTTTAGGTAGGTCAGTTTATGTCTGTTATAGggttaggtttaaggtgagggttagggttaggattaaggtttgggttagggttagggttagattaAATttctgatagatgtggaaggaaTTTACCTGTatttccacacacatcatctactgtatccgctgcacacgatgttgtctcctctacattggggaaacaggatgccaacttgagatcatttcagagaacatctctgggacaaccgcaccaatGAACCCCACCGCCCCGTCACTGAACTCTTTaactttgtctccctctctgccaAGTACATGCAAGTCATGGACCTCCTCCATAGTCAAATCCTTACCAACTGACCCCTGGAGGAAgattgcctc from Chiloscyllium punctatum isolate Juve2018m chromosome 1, sChiPun1.3, whole genome shotgun sequence includes:
- the LOC140479296 gene encoding granzyme K-like, whose protein sequence is MVSLIWMLFLAFKIIFLLGQECVCTKIIGGHEVKPHSKPYMVSIQMNRQHICGGALIAPSWILTAAHCKEEWKNGDIQVILGAHSLSKRQEEKQQVLKVKKCFPYPQFNWNRKENDIMLIQLANEAIMSKHVSILKLPKSPKDVKAGTKCSVAGWGTTNPEIQNPSDTLREVTLTVIARKQCQKYYNYDPFITKDMLCAGDVKARKDSCQGDSGGPLICNASKFRKRYEYRGIVSAGDGCAKPKKPGIYTCLSEKFLKWISKITKVRTHK